Below is a window of Quadrisphaera setariae DNA.
GGTGGTCCACACCAGCGGTCGTCACGGCACCGGGGTGCTCGAGCCGGCGCGCGCCGCCGGCGGCATCCCGCTGGCGCTGCACCCCGCCATGACCTTCACCGGCACCAGCCTCGACCTCGTGCGCCTCACCGACGCCGTGGTCGGGGTGACCGCGCCGGCCCCGGTGCTGCCGGTGGCGCAGGCGCTGGTCGTGGAGGTCGGTGCGGAGCCGGTGGTGGTGGACGAGGCCGACCGGGCGCTCTACCACGCGGCCCTCTCCCACGGCAGCAACCACCTCGTGACGCTGGTCGCCCAGGCCGCCGAGGTGCTGCGCGCCGCCGGCCTGGAGCGCACGGACCGCGTGCTCGGCCCGCTGCTGCACGCCGCGCTCGACGGCGCCCTGCGCTCCGGGGACGACGCCCTCACCGGCCCGGTGGCCCGCGGTGACGCGGGCACGCTCACCGCCCACCGCGCCGTCCTGGCCCGTGCGGCCGCCGAGGGCCTTGTGGGCCCCGACGTGCCCGCCGCCCACCTCGCGCTCGCCCGCGCCACGGCGGCCCGCGCCCGCGCCGGCGGGCGCCTCACCGGCCCCCCGGCCGACGACGTCGACAGCGCCCTGCAGAGCGGAGACCCCTCGTGACCGCCACCTCCCCGAGCTCCGCGCAGCCCGCCCCGCCGCGGCTGGTGCGCACGCGCGCCGAGCTGGCAGCGGCGCGCGCCGAGCTGCCCGGGCCCCTCGCCGTCGTCATGACCATGGGCGCCCTGCACGCCGGGCACGCCTCGCTCGTGGAGGCCGCCCGTGAGCGCGCCGCCAGCGTCGTCGTCACGATCTTCCTCAACCCGCTGCAGTTCGGGGCCGGCGCCGACCTCGCCCGCTACCCGCGCACCCTCGACGCCGACCTGGAGCTGCTGGGCCGGGTGGGCGCCGACGTCGTCTTCGCGCCCTCCCCGGACGTCGTCTACCCCGACGGCGACCCGGCGGTCCGGGTCTCCTCCGGGCAGCTCGGGACGGTGCTCGAGGGGGCCTCGCGCCCCGGGCACTTCGACGGCGTGCTGACCGTCGTCGCGAAGCTCATGCACCTGGTCCGCCCCGACGTCGCGCTCTTCGGCCAGAAGGACGCCCAGCAGCTGCTGCTGGTGCGGCGGATGGTGCGCGACCTCGACCTCGGCGTGGAGGTGGTGGCCGTGCCGACCGTGCGCGACGACGACGGCCTGGCGCTGTCCAGCCGCAACGCGCACCTGTCCCCGCTGGACCGCGAGGTGGCCCTGGTGCTGTCGCGCGCTCTGCGCGCGGGGGAGGCGGCGGCGCCTGAGGGGGCCAGCGCGGTGCGCCGCGCGGCGCGGGACGTGCTGGTGGGCGAGCCCCTGGCGCGCGTCGACTACCTGGCCCTGGTCGACCCGGACACCCTGGACGACGTGCCCGAGCACTTCCGCGGGCCGGCGCTGCTGGCCGTGGCGGCGAAGGTCGGGCCCACCCGGCTCATCGACAACCTCCCGCTGGTGGTGGGCGCCGCCCGCTGACGCCACCGCCCCGCCCCACCCCGTGTCAGGGGAGGCGGTAGCGGAAGCAGTGGCAGACCTGGGGCAGCAGCACCGAGCCGTCGGGTCCGGCCGCCCCCTCGGCGAGCTCCCGCACCCGCGCCAGCAGGCCCTCCCGCCGGCGGCTGACGGCCAGCCCCGAGTAGGTCGAGGCCAGCGCGACGACGTCGTCGGCGGAGGCCAGCCGCTGCACGGCCGGGAACGACGCGCGCTCCCGCTGCGCGCCCCGCAGCGGGACCCGCGGCCACCAGCCGGCGTCGGCGAGGTCGCGGGCGTGCGCGCCCGGCGCCGCCTCGTCGGCGCCGGTGGCCTCGCCGAGGCCCTCGCCGCCGAACAGCGCCTCCAGCTCCGCGGCCCAGCCGACCGACACGTCGCGCACCACCCACGCCAGCCCCAGCACCCCGCCCGGGCGCAGCACCCGGGCCACCTCGGCCGCGGCGGCCGCGGGGCGCAGCCAGTGCCACGCCTGGCCGACCACGACGGCGTCGACCGAGGCGTCCGGCAGCGGGACGTGCTCGGCGGTGCCCGCCACGGCCCGCACCTGCGCCCTCGGCGACTCGGCCAGCCAGTGGCGCAGCACCGAGAGCATCCCGTCGCTGGGGTCGACGGCCACCACGCGGTGCCCGCGGCGGGCCAGGGTGCGGGAGACCTTGCCGGTGCCCGCCGCGAGGTCGAGCACGTCGAGCGGCTCCTCGGGGGACCCCGTCAGCCAGTGCACGGCGTCGTCGGGGTGGTCCGGGCGCAGGCGGTCGTACCGCTCGGCGTCGACGAGGGTGCCGAAGGAGGTGCGCCGCGCCTCGTCGTCGGCCTCGGGCACGTCGTCGGGGGTGTCGAGGGGGGAGTTCGCCACCACCTGATCCCAGCACGCCGCGGGCCGCGGCGGGAGCCCCGGGCCGGGTCCGGGAGATCCGGATACCCTCG
It encodes the following:
- a CDS encoding class I SAM-dependent methyltransferase; this translates as MANSPLDTPDDVPEADDEARRTSFGTLVDAERYDRLRPDHPDDAVHWLTGSPEEPLDVLDLAAGTGKVSRTLARRGHRVVAVDPSDGMLSVLRHWLAESPRAQVRAVAGTAEHVPLPDASVDAVVVGQAWHWLRPAAAAAEVARVLRPGGVLGLAWVVRDVSVGWAAELEALFGGEGLGEATGADEAAPGAHARDLADAGWWPRVPLRGAQRERASFPAVQRLASADDVVALASTYSGLAVSRRREGLLARVRELAEGAAGPDGSVLLPQVCHCFRYRLP
- the panC gene encoding pantoate--beta-alanine ligase, translated to MTATSPSSAQPAPPRLVRTRAELAAARAELPGPLAVVMTMGALHAGHASLVEAARERAASVVVTIFLNPLQFGAGADLARYPRTLDADLELLGRVGADVVFAPSPDVVYPDGDPAVRVSSGQLGTVLEGASRPGHFDGVLTVVAKLMHLVRPDVALFGQKDAQQLLLVRRMVRDLDLGVEVVAVPTVRDDDGLALSSRNAHLSPLDREVALVLSRALRAGEAAAPEGASAVRRAARDVLVGEPLARVDYLALVDPDTLDDVPEHFRGPALLAVAAKVGPTRLIDNLPLVVGAAR
- a CDS encoding Rossmann-like and DUF2520 domain-containing protein, coding for MEDDDAGRRARRRPAPGRLGVGVVGAGRVGAVLGAALRAAGHAVVGVSAVSEASLERAATLLPGVPVLPVPQVVERAELVLLAVPDDALADLVAGLAATGSWQAGQLVVHTSGRHGTGVLEPARAAGGIPLALHPAMTFTGTSLDLVRLTDAVVGVTAPAPVLPVAQALVVEVGAEPVVVDEADRALYHAALSHGSNHLVTLVAQAAEVLRAAGLERTDRVLGPLLHAALDGALRSGDDALTGPVARGDAGTLTAHRAVLARAAAEGLVGPDVPAAHLALARATAARARAGGRLTGPPADDVDSALQSGDPS